CACTGACAACTGAAAATCTGGTCTTAAAATATTGTAACAATACCATGCATGAATACATTTAGGACACACGATGGAACGGACGCCGTGTGAACTCTCACCTGGTTGTTTTTGCAGAGGTCTGCCCACATGCTGGTACCGTCTCCACCCCGCATCAACACATGGTAAGTAAAGAAATAGATCCCCGGTATGGAACAGGTAAACTTTCCTGTGGTCGGGTCATAGTGATTCCCGAGATTAGTGACTACGTCGTCGAACTTAAGCAACTCGTAGCCCTCATGCTGCTTCTTAAGGCCCGCGTAGAAGGCAATTTTTGGCACGGTGCTGTAGGTGGCGGCACTGATGGCGCCAGCGCTGTTTGGCCCCGGGGGTCCTGGTAAGCCTGGCCGTCCCGGTTCTCCACGCTCTCCAGGCGGGCCTGCGGGTCCTGGAGGTCCTGGCTCTCCAGGCGGGCCTCGCGGTCCCGTCTTCCCTGGCCGTCCCGGCTCTCCTTTTGGCCCTTGGATGAAGGTGGGCAGTGATTGCACGAGGCCGGTGTCGCGCGCCGCCGTGTCTGCCGTGGCCGTGCTGCTCGGGGATTTGGTGCCGTACGGATCGCACACCATCCTGCACGTGCCGAGCATCTCGTAATGTGCCGAAGTGCCGGCCGAGTTCACCAGCACCGGGATGAGCACGACCAGCACGAGCACCATGACCACTCCGAGCACCCCGGCCGCGATCAACCGCTTCCTGCCGACCAGTCTCGTCAGCGCGGGACGCTCCTCTTGTCTGCTTTTGGGCGAAATCTTGCTGGTTGGTGAGGGACccccttaagaaaaaaaaacaacctattggctttgttgttaatgttaatgaacCCGTTTGGGCAGGGCCCAAACAGCGCTTTTCCTTCACCCTCTTAACTTTTTTTGTGCTGATGTTTGCTTATTCAGGTCTCCTTAAAAGTTTCTCAGCCTTCCCCAGGCCTATCTCTCTCTAGCCGTCTGTAGTTTAGAAAAGACTTTCTTCACCATCTCAGACAGCCTGGAGCGTTTTTAAATCTCTACGGCCACGTGGGAAAAAAGTCACACGTTGCTTCAGTATCCCAAAAACGCGCAGGTATCCTCGCATCTAATGTCTTCCGTGCGTAAAGGCAGAATGAGGCGGCATGGGCACGGCGTGGAGCGCACACTTTGCTTTGAGAGCGATGTGGAGAGCGGGAGACGCTGTGAGCGCGGAGAGCTGAGAGCGCAGCATAAAGATtgagagggaaggagggagggagaaccCGAGAGCACTCTTCTAACAAGCTAGAAAAAGAAGACACTGGCCGCCACCCATCTTCCCATTCTTTCTTGACTTGAAATACGCCACAAAAGGATACTAGAACTAATAAATGTAACTCACCCGGAACTATGCACAGTAAAAAGAATGAATAACTACAGCTTGaataaacacatacagtataaatttgtttgtttttttatatattttgtgtatgagtgtgaacAAAACACTCCAGCTGCAGGTGCATATAGTCCCAAATCTTTTTGTGAGTTATACACGCTGTGTAGAAACATAATATTGTAGAGATCTCTTATTCAAATAGATTTGTTAATGAAAAAACAtacagcattcattcattcattcattcattcattcagtctaTGTGAGTAGAAGCTCTCTAAgctaatttataattatttacgACACTACTTTGTGAAAAATGCACATATCAGGAGTTTGTACTTATGGCTTGTACTCCAAGCCTGAGAAGGTAACGGAGCGATCATGAACATGACACCTTTGCCAATAGTGGACTGGCAAGTGATGTATTGCACCTCCAAAACACAAGGAGAAATCATTTCCTGAGAATCGACTCTTACTCACAAACAATCACTTGCTGCAGTAATTTTGTTTCTTCTGATTGTCCTCCAAATTTGTCATGCTGTTTATTCTGAAGAATGTAACAAACAGGATAAAAGTAGCCCAAACACATAAAAAGACATTTAGATCTACTATACATTTCTGGAGCACTTTTAATCATTTAGTTTAAATGAGTTGCGTATGAAAATGGCAATGTATAACATTGTTCTATGTTACAGACAGTTCTAAGGGTTGTGTTCAATTATTTCAGCATTGTAGATGTATTTAGTGCCATTTACACTAGATGAACAAGCACATTAAAACTGTCCAATGAGGGAAATAAGGGGacaagtgtgcaggtgtgtgaggtcagggggtggggggtgtagTGTTTTAGAACCCACAGTAAATCATGCTTGATTGTATACCCTTGGCAATCAGGCATGGTGTCCTGAGGTAAAGGCCTATACCTTTGGGTTATAATGGTTGCTGTATAGGGCTTTGAGGATTGCACAGACCTTGCCTCTACAGTGATCTCTGTCAGATTGCTCTGTGGATTCAAGTTCTGCTGCAATAATCGATTGAGCTGTTCTCAGGAGGGTCTGTTCAGGTGTCACTGCCAAACCACATAATGATGCCTcagcattttattatatattctaATCTTGGTCAAAATATTAGCAACTTTTAATAATCTAAATATAATGAATACAGCTCCATAAGATTTTTATTGGGCTTTCggtgtttggaaaaaaaaaacactttatacaCTTCACCTACAAAATCTTAAAATGTACTTTCATGGTACATTAATTGACATCTTTATTGACAGTGCCAGTGAGACCAGGCTTTTTAAAGCACTAGAAATCATCCTGCATAAATCTCTCTCAGCTGGCTCCATGAATTCACAATCAGTTCAGAATAATGTAACAGTCAGTAATGGTGCAGGAttaaatgctgaaaaaaaagatcattgacaatttactttaaatgtaaacaaaaatagCCATAGAGTGTGCAGATAGGAAGTGATAAATTTTCCATCCAGGCTCATGTGCTTTAATGTTTAAACACATTAAGGAAAGTGTTTTTTATTCAACCTAGATGGATTTATTACTTGTGTGGAAATATAAagctttatttaataattactgATTACGATTAATGTAACATGGCTTGTTATTTCAAATACCCACTTCCAAGACACTTTCATAAAGTCCAAAGTGTAATATATTCCTAcatacatttaattaattacaactGAACTCTTTTGATTCTGACCTTAAACTCCACATACTCTGGACAGGTCCGGTTATTGTCTACTGACCTGCCTCCCCTTGGATGGCGTAGAGCATATTCTCTAGCAGTACGGCTTTCCCTCACCTCCATAAATCAACGGGCAAAAATCAATGGGTTTGGTTAACCTGGCAGCCACTGTGTCTATGGGACTGTGGGATGCATAGACAAAAAGTTTGTATCCCTTTATATACGAGGCTGGAAGTGAAACTATAACAAACCATACAAACAGAAAAGTCATCACATCGACCAAAATCTACACGGCTTCCAGCAACGGCTTTGACTTTGGGTGGGGGAAAAAGTACACAAAATGATTACTTTGAAAGGTCAGTGAGTAATTGGTGTCAGAGTCAGATATGTGGCATGCATAATGATCCATTGCCACTGAGTCATTTTTAAACCTCAATATCCCATTTGCTGTTGACACTGACAGAAGGATTGGACAGACCAAGATAAGGAGCCAGAGAGGCGTTTTTTCCTGGGCAGCTGAAGAGATTGATTGTGTGAGGGTCCGGTCCTGTAATGAATAGCCCAGAGTTTGGTGCTAACTTTCAAACCACAAGTTTATCTCTTCCCGCTGCTGAACAAAGAAAGTTAGGAATGAGTTTGAGGGGTGTGATGCTTTTCCAGGATGGAACCgacaaaaagtttaaaaaaaaaaaaaaagaaaaagagagagagagattttcttAGAGCTGAAGGGATGAAGGGTGGTGATAGATGACAGAGCAGTggtagaaagtgtgtgtgccATGGACAGATGTGCCTGCTGAGCGTGTGAGTGTACGGAGAGTGTGAATGAGGAGGACAGGAGGACACACACAGCACCTGAGAcaggataataataatgagagagTAATAACACAGATAAAGGTGTGTGACGGGACCTCTCTAGAGTCTTagtgcgcgcgcacacacacacacacacacacacacacacacacacacacacacacacagctttgttAGGCACATTGCAGTGAAAGGTCAACACTTTCTCCTTATCTCCTGTCACTGTGGTGGGCTGGGTTATAACATGGCCTCCCATGAGCAGATCAGTTTTCAGATGTGTGATGATCCTCAATCACTGCTTCAGATCACACTGTCTTAACCAGAGCTATAGAAACTAATTAGCTCAGAATATATTCCATCAAATATGTAAGTGAGGCACAGTACTTCAAAAACTCAGCttcaaaataccaaaaaaagaaagaaacaaaaatgctgTTTTAAAGAACACACCAGTTTaataagattttaaaaaatggagaaCTGGAAAATATATTCATTCTCCAGATCATGAATCATGAAGATGCAGGTCAAGACCTTTAGTTAATAGTTACATTAACCGTCAGAATTGGGAAAATGAAATCTCAGTGACTGTGgtatgattgttggtgccagaatGATTAATTCAGAATTATTTTTTCAAGGTGATTAGGACTTTCTATACTTGGGCTGTTGAGAGTCTTCTAACAAACTGGTTTGCCTGGCCATGGCACTGTCCAGAGTGCTGAGGACAGCGGAGAAGGCCATCAGGACTTCTATCCCCTGATTCACAGACATCTACAACTAGCGATGCAGGGCCAGGGGAATTGTCAAAGACTTTCACCACCCTGAACAGTGTTTTCTTAGTGGCCCCATCAGGGAAGTGCTACTGGATCCTGAGAACCAACACAAAGAGACTCAGTAGGAGTTTCTTCCCTCAAACAATCCGAATACTGAACGAGGACACTTGAGAGAGTCTGTGTattcctcactcacacacaacaaagtTTCACTATAAGAAATTCTGTATATGTTGTATTCCATTCTATTTTATTCACATTACATATCTCTATagtcttttatattttattatgtttgatatgtcattattttctattttttattaactttGTGTAATGTACATCTTTATCTTCTTGTTGTTTCTGATCATTGCCATATAGGATGAGGAACTAAGGATgcacattatatataataaaaatgtatatataataaattcttatatataattatattaatttcttatttatatatatatatatatatatatatatatatatatatatatatatatatatatatatatatataatatttataaaaattttCACATTACATCAAGTTTTCGACTACAtcacatgtacagtatgtaataTGTATGTGGCAAATAAAGAACCATAAACCCTGAGAAGCTGCTGATCTCTTGAGACACTCCTGCACAGCAGTTTCTACAGATGAATCATACCATCCAAGGCTGAATCCATACAGTGAGCAACATCCTTGCaatactgattggaaggttaaAGTAACTCAAACATCCACTTTTTACAACGGCggtaaacagaaaagcatctcaaaatacacaacacagcacaattTGATGGGGATGGActacagcagaagaccacatcgaATTACACTTCTGTCATCTAAGAACTGGAATCTAAAGCTATAGTGGGCACAGAtacactgaaacaaacaaacacaactggACTGAATTTtgaccattctgtgtaaactttatagactgctgtgtgtgaaaatcccaggagttCAGCAGTTTCTGGAATACTGGTGAGTGTATAATAATTATGAACTAGCCATCATTCTTAACTACCCTATAACATGAACCACGAATCAAACAAGTCAATAAGTGacacaaaaaaatctgacagtcaaacagaatattttattcaaagtagttaaaaatgaataaaagtgacATATGGTGACAAAGCTTGTCAAGTGACAAAAAGAATTTAACACTGAcatatttgtaataaaatgtgGTGGTGATAAAATTTGTGACAATACTATTGCATAGATCAATACAAAAGCTCGTGGTGTAGAATTTAGATTTACAGTGGAAGTCAAACCAATTTGGTACAGAACAGACCACTTTCAAATGCGCATCCAAACAATACTGAAAAGAAAACCAATACTGTGTATTATATAAGCAGGGGCATTGTTTGGAGCTGCGGCGTTGTTTTGTAACTGGTCTTATTTGTTAACCATTCAATACTTTGGTTTGCAGCCATTCATACGAGTCATTAAGAGCAAGAGGTGTGGCAGAGGAAGCAGACGGATACATGTCCTCTGAGGCAGGACACAATCCTGCACCGACTCAGACCGCTAAACCCCTCCAAAAATCCCCCTCTGGTTACGCAACCTCCCCGCCGCCAAGCCCGGCACTGGAGAGTACAAATTGCTGTAGTGGAAAGCCGTGTGCCTTGTTTAGATGGCTCAAATCAAACAGTGGAgtatgatatttttttccctcactgcaCTGTATTTGAACAGTAGGAATAATAtgggaaaataaatattacaggaAGATGTTTTCATGGTACACATATGCACATTACAATGCATATCAAGTCTAGCAAAACTAATTTAGTAATGTTTTACTAAAACATCATTAATCTAGGTGACATTATTTAAGCAGTACTTTCTAGGATATTTTTTGCATTAGTGCAGTACAGTTTGACAGCTCAGTCATGGTCAAAAGGCTTTGACAATATCTaattttgtcaaaaaaaaaaaaaagtgatctaACAAACTGTCTAAatgtgatttacatttacagtgctGCAGTAATATTTAAAGACATCATGCGAGAAATTAGCTTAAAAAGTAATGCTTGGGAATACAGTATCATAACAATAAGGCAATAACTATATTATAGCATAGTAATCAAGTATTGTAGATAATGTAGGGAAGGAAAAAGGAGATATGCAAGAAATCTAATGGCTGTTTGGGTCATGCCAAGGGCAACTGTGAGGCCATACTTgtataacactacacaatacagaaaccatacaaaaatgtgtgttcttttagtaaataaatagaaaagtgTGGGAAGGCACATGCAGTGAGGTCCAGCTCGGACAGGCAGACAGGGGACTCTTCTTCCACACATCTCATCTTTACTTGTTCTTGGCAGCCAGGGGCTTGCGGCTGATCTTCTTGGATTTGTCGTTGTTCTTTTTCGGTGCTTCGGGATTAGCCTGCATGTGTCGCCCGTGAAGACTGAAAAGCAGAACATATGTTTTGTGTCATCATGCTGGACTGTTTAGAAACCAGAAAGACATTAAAAGATAATAATGGGTCAAAATAACAGTGCATTTAATAGGGAGTGCAATGAGAGGGAAAAGAGAAGTGTTTTTAGGGGGCTGCTGGGGTGAAGGAGGCATAATGGAGAATGGCACACACTGATGAGTCCCCTACCAAGACAGCAGGCTCATTGTGCTGTTTAAGGCTGTCCAGCCACAGCTGTGTGCTGCATAAGAAAACTACACAGAGAGACAATTATCTAAAAGCAGGCTACTGAAGGAATAGAGATAAGGAAACCGCAACAGAGGAAAAGAGagtgagcgggagagagagaggaaaaaaggggGAAGAGCCATTTCCAGTCCACTGCCTTTCTGTGTGTAAAAGGCACTCAAAGGCTGAGCCAAGTGACACcagaaaagggaaaaagagaaatgGACAGGAGAGAATGAGAACATATGTGGGTGGTTGCAGGGGCCAGGCTAATTGATGCTGTGCTCAAGTCATTGCTACACTAATAAGAGTCTCTGATTGATTGTTGACAAAGTGGCTGATGATGCTGGTGTCTGAGCCCTGCACTAAACTTCTGAACAGCTTCAGAGCATAATTAAAGAATGCAACTTGAGAAATACTTCTAATTGCAGAGGAGCAAAATGTCAAGCGAGAGTACCGCTTCAAGGCTAGagttcatatttaatatttgcagATGACTGCAAACTGCCTTGGAGTAGTGTGTGGTTAATCAGGAGAGTCttgctcactaacacacacaaacacaaagtgaGCACAGgtttacattttaatgacaGCATTAATATTATGAAAGTTTTGAAGCACAATGTGCCGGTCCCAGGCTACCATCTTTGATTACATGACAAAGTGCACTTTACTATCATCCAAAGCTAGTCTAGCCTCACTTTCTTTCCATATCCTCCCACTCCTGTTGCAAGTTCCTGTCTCTTGTCTCTCCCCTGAGGATCGGAGGCTTCCGTTCCACCACAGCTGCCCATTGAGGCGAGTAGGAAAGTGTCCAATGGGAGGGCTCTACTATTACTCCTATGGAACCACATAGCCTGTAAATATCAGAAACCTCTGTGAATCTAAGAGAAAGTTACACTAAACTGGAATAATCTAGAGAAACACTAGAGCAGCTATAAACTGCAGGTACAGGAATGTGATAAGGTAAGCGTGACTCTTTTGTTAAGAGATACTGGAAGTCATAATCTGGTAATTCAATTGTCTTAATGAGTACTGGAAGCACCTTGCGTGCATAAGACCTTAGGAGATCAAAACCCAGCTTTCTAAAGAGGACATTTTATGGAATTGATGTTTGCATGTATTTAACTTGTGCAAATGC
The nucleotide sequence above comes from Hemibagrus wyckioides isolate EC202008001 linkage group LG01, SWU_Hwy_1.0, whole genome shotgun sequence. Encoded proteins:
- the c1ql3a gene encoding complement C1q-like protein 3, which encodes MVLVLVVLIPVLVNSAGTSAHYEMLGTCRMVCDPYGTKSPSSTATADTAARDTGLVQSLPTFIQGPKGEPGRPGKTGPRGPPGEPGPPGPAGPPGERGEPGRPGLPGPPGPNSAGAISAATYSTVPKIAFYAGLKKQHEGYELLKFDDVVTNLGNHYDPTTGKFTCSIPGIYFFTYHVLMRGGDGTSMWADLCKNNQVRASAIAQDADQNYDYASNSAVLHLEPGDEVYIKLDGGKAHGGNNNKYSTFSGFIIYAD